One part of the Bacteroidia bacterium genome encodes these proteins:
- a CDS encoding Do family serine endopeptidase: MKKSLSPFALVMAAGIFGSALTLGVNQYFFKNDQKVTIEHTQSLPTLNSRFDTQISSTPSDFTTAAEQVMPGVVHIKSTSLDGRGGGGQVPDIFRDFFGDDFGGRGRSPQPSVGSGSGVIISQDGYIVTNNHVIDKADDIEVSLFDNRNYKAEVIGTDPTTDLALIKIEAEGLEKVSFANSDEVRVGEWVLAIGNPFNLTSTVTAGIVSAKGRNINILRNRSAIESFIQTDAAVNPGNSGGALVNLDGDLIGINTAIASRTGSYSGYSFAVPTNIVRKVMEDLMQYGVVQRAFLGVLIRNVDGQLAKEKDLDLTNGIYIDSLTSNGAAAEAGLKIGDVITAVDGKAVSSSPELQAAIGTHRPGDKVEVTVNRGGAERTINVVLRNGDGNTGSVEKKEIKTLAKLGAEFEDISENRAASLNIEGGVKVKSLGVGTLKRLTDIRSGFIITKVGEERIENTDDLTAALEDQAGVVTIEGIYESYPSRRRYYTFDLK; the protein is encoded by the coding sequence ATGAAGAAATCCCTCAGTCCTTTTGCCCTGGTAATGGCAGCTGGTATTTTTGGAAGCGCACTTACCCTGGGCGTGAATCAGTATTTTTTCAAAAATGATCAAAAAGTAACCATCGAACATACCCAAAGTCTCCCGACTTTGAATAGTAGGTTTGATACCCAGATCTCATCCACTCCTTCAGATTTCACTACCGCTGCAGAGCAAGTGATGCCAGGGGTAGTTCATATAAAATCTACCTCTCTGGATGGCAGAGGCGGTGGTGGACAAGTGCCAGATATTTTCAGAGACTTCTTCGGAGATGACTTTGGAGGTAGAGGTCGCAGTCCCCAGCCCAGTGTTGGTTCCGGTTCTGGAGTAATCATCAGCCAGGATGGATATATAGTAACGAATAATCATGTGATCGATAAAGCTGATGATATTGAAGTATCACTCTTTGACAATCGCAATTATAAAGCAGAAGTCATCGGCACAGACCCAACAACCGATTTGGCTCTCATCAAAATAGAAGCCGAAGGCCTGGAGAAAGTAAGTTTTGCCAATTCGGATGAAGTAAGAGTTGGAGAGTGGGTACTGGCAATTGGTAACCCTTTCAACCTGACCTCTACCGTAACCGCAGGTATCGTAAGTGCAAAAGGTAGAAACATCAACATCCTGAGAAATCGCTCTGCAATCGAGTCCTTTATCCAAACAGACGCAGCAGTAAATCCCGGTAATAGCGGGGGAGCACTGGTAAACCTTGATGGTGATCTTATCGGTATCAACACAGCTATTGCCAGTCGCACAGGATCTTATTCCGGATACTCTTTCGCAGTACCCACCAATATCGTCCGCAAGGTTATGGAAGACCTCATGCAATATGGCGTGGTACAAAGAGCTTTCCTTGGGGTTCTGATCCGTAATGTGGATGGACAATTGGCAAAAGAAAAAGACCTCGATCTGACAAATGGCATCTATATCGATAGCCTGACCTCAAATGGGGCAGCAGCAGAAGCCGGATTGAAAATTGGAGATGTAATCACTGCCGTAGACGGTAAAGCCGTAAGTTCTTCTCCAGAACTCCAGGCAGCCATAGGTACACATCGTCCTGGCGATAAAGTAGAGGTAACCGTCAATCGCGGAGGTGCAGAAAGAACCATAAATGTAGTGCTGAGAAATGGAGACGGAAATACCGGATCGGTTGAAAAGAAAGAAATCAAAACCCTGGCAAAGCTGGGAGCAGAATTTGAAGATATCAGCGAAAATCGGGCAGCTAGTTTGAATATCGAGGGAGGAGTAAAAGTAAAAAGCCTGGGAGTAGGCACGCTGAAAAGACTGACTGATATTCGCTCGGGCTTTATTATCACCAAGGTTGGAGAGGAGCGCATCGAAAATACAGATGACCTCACTGCAGCCCTGGAAGACCAGGCCGGCGTAGTAACCATAGAGGGTATATACGAAAGTTATCCTTCCAGAAGACGTTACTATACCTTCGATTTAAAGTAA
- a CDS encoding MarC family protein: MLFTSTLSVSLILFTVIDIPGSLPIILNLKKQGLQVQAARTTLIAGLLMLMFLFFGTSVLDVFGIEVASFALAGSLIIFFMGLEMILGIRFFRDEPSASSGAIVPLAFPIIAGAGTLTTILSLKSKFGTMSILAGILLNLLLVFLALRSTGWLERKIGDSGLEALRKIFGIIIIAVAIQMFRSNLGI, translated from the coding sequence ATGCTTTTTACCTCAACACTTTCTGTTAGTTTGATTCTATTCACAGTTATTGACATTCCTGGTTCTCTGCCAATAATCCTGAATTTGAAAAAGCAGGGTTTGCAGGTTCAGGCGGCAAGAACGACGCTTATAGCAGGCCTACTCATGTTGATGTTCTTATTTTTTGGAACCTCTGTGCTGGATGTTTTTGGAATAGAGGTGGCTTCCTTCGCTTTAGCGGGTTCTCTGATTATTTTTTTTATGGGCCTGGAAATGATTCTGGGGATTAGGTTTTTCAGAGATGAGCCGAGTGCAAGTAGTGGAGCGATTGTTCCTTTGGCCTTCCCCATTATTGCAGGTGCGGGTACCTTGACCACCATATTATCCCTCAAGTCAAAATTTGGGACCATGAGTATTCTGGCAGGGATCCTTCTAAACTTATTGCTTGTTTTTCTGGCATTGCGATCTACAGGATGGCTGGAAAGAAAGATTGGAGATTCCGGTTTAGAAGCCTTGAGAAAAATCTTTGGAATCATCATTATCGCGGTTGCTATTCAGATGTTTCGGAGCAACCTGGGGATCTAA
- a CDS encoding M56 family metallopeptidase produces MNYLTEYTWMQALGWTLIHSLWQASLIAIAWAICRQFLKRSSAQKRYLAAIGAIFTLLLCSMITFWQLLPELVESSLPVSAGLEAISLPTLDDIPAALISIEASESWTDFFDTIAPWLSLLWILGAVIMGIRFSGGLWYVHRLRHTAITPLDDEWQKRADTIARKLGLKRVWQLMESELVTQPLTLGHFKPLVLIPVGMLSGLSPEQVEAILAHEFAHIRRADFLFNLIQSLIEILFFYHPAVWWLSREIRKERELCCDDMAVAAMGDAFTYAEALTRLQLFRHSPQHFLTMQAKGKSGSFTARIHRLFAPSPSGPSLWKSFSAALLLSMAILGSGYYAYTQSQEFTQTHIEETLPEGELIMFTSDASLEDLDLFVREMQIEYGIDLEVLDTKLDEEGNFQMISLSYFNPETQLKKGYKAENFAALIFQIDISQTNPLQLGFTSKGKEEAVMETFALEAITEEVVGPPLGETNTPAEGQEVIQESIIAEFRLKPSSSPFQVSEINKNIRELTGKRIFTSRNEAGTITEFFQISEHEGKYGKMGFRNFKDLEIIIKKENGQAPKIAISDAYGQAFWTDEISMHKLNIYPWTSKEAIDDWLSQLNTNIELESYITDDNGKLLEIKINENGNVATSSVPCQYHLLRDENGKTLSVGVKAGPPALIENIQKPVLVYLDGKSLGFYEADLNTIPKILIKEGHFNSHDDLGKITVFTTGNRDLEKFFLEEQLPPPPPMKQSELIKDFHVYALFSWEYLAQKFEAEGNEKHRMYIYEGGNVGFIPGNIKEGIMEVCKRRGIDTRSVTAIKLNPEDAERRFKIKSVEVIEVRLKDPSEIKERPNITKKRSEDGIIEIKGNISFDGKKGPMSIEGGSLGVNPDASLFSKGPENYYFFDGKPLGYRKGQIFAVIAQEVKERNLDKIGGIVICNGEELNGKEYKTVQILSEEYEEEYYQKAEEKNPIALKIEGLETKPEIWLDGEEISMESLQQLDPKVIATIDLLKDEAARDFSGNTESKDIIHLRTNRKTSPVIAKKLSTKFKIEPATALEMKVSPNPSSETFNIDFELNIRTEVKFSIRDLQGKLIHKVPAAILEAGPQKIIWKANKIPNGIYIAQLETAEGIVASQRLVLER; encoded by the coding sequence ATGAATTACCTCACAGAATACACATGGATGCAGGCCTTAGGTTGGACCTTAATTCATAGCCTTTGGCAAGCGAGTTTGATCGCTATTGCATGGGCTATCTGCCGGCAATTCCTCAAAAGATCGAGCGCTCAGAAAAGATACCTGGCTGCAATAGGGGCTATATTCACGCTCCTCCTTTGCTCCATGATTACTTTCTGGCAATTACTCCCCGAACTGGTAGAGAGTTCCTTGCCTGTTTCGGCTGGCTTAGAGGCGATCAGCCTCCCAACTCTAGATGATATTCCAGCTGCCTTGATTTCGATAGAAGCCTCGGAAAGCTGGACGGATTTCTTTGATACTATAGCCCCCTGGCTCTCCCTGCTGTGGATATTGGGAGCAGTCATTATGGGCATTCGTTTTAGCGGAGGACTTTGGTATGTCCATCGATTGCGGCATACAGCTATCACTCCCCTCGACGATGAATGGCAAAAACGTGCGGATACCATCGCAAGAAAACTGGGCCTGAAACGTGTCTGGCAGTTGATGGAATCCGAATTGGTAACTCAACCCTTAACTCTCGGTCATTTTAAACCGCTCGTCCTGATTCCGGTAGGCATGCTTTCAGGATTGAGTCCCGAGCAGGTTGAAGCTATTCTTGCACATGAATTTGCCCACATCCGAAGAGCTGATTTTCTCTTCAATCTGATCCAATCTTTGATTGAGATCCTGTTCTTTTATCATCCCGCTGTCTGGTGGCTCTCTCGCGAGATCCGCAAGGAACGGGAACTGTGCTGTGATGACATGGCAGTAGCGGCCATGGGGGATGCATTTACCTATGCTGAGGCCCTGACCCGACTGCAATTATTTCGTCATTCACCTCAACATTTTTTGACTATGCAAGCCAAAGGAAAAAGCGGTTCTTTTACCGCCCGTATCCATAGACTTTTTGCCCCTTCACCTTCCGGACCTTCTCTCTGGAAGAGCTTTTCAGCTGCCTTACTATTAAGCATGGCTATCCTGGGAAGCGGATATTATGCCTATACTCAATCTCAGGAATTTACGCAAACTCACATCGAGGAAACACTTCCAGAGGGAGAACTCATTATGTTCACTTCAGATGCTTCACTTGAAGACCTCGATTTGTTTGTAAGAGAAATGCAAATAGAATATGGGATTGATCTTGAAGTTTTGGATACTAAGCTGGATGAAGAAGGCAATTTTCAAATGATCAGCCTTTCCTATTTCAATCCGGAAACACAACTAAAAAAAGGATACAAGGCCGAAAATTTCGCTGCCCTTATATTTCAAATAGATATTTCCCAAACGAATCCCCTTCAACTCGGCTTTACCAGTAAAGGGAAGGAAGAAGCCGTAATGGAAACCTTTGCTTTGGAAGCTATCACAGAAGAAGTGGTCGGACCTCCCCTGGGGGAAACCAACACGCCAGCAGAAGGGCAGGAAGTAATACAGGAATCCATCATTGCCGAATTTCGTCTTAAACCCAGCAGCAGTCCATTTCAAGTAAGCGAAATCAATAAAAATATTCGGGAACTTACCGGCAAGCGTATTTTTACTTCCAGAAATGAAGCAGGGACTATTACAGAGTTTTTTCAAATTTCTGAGCATGAGGGAAAATACGGCAAAATGGGGTTCAGAAATTTTAAAGATCTGGAAATCATCATTAAAAAAGAAAATGGTCAGGCACCCAAAATTGCGATTTCAGATGCCTATGGTCAGGCTTTTTGGACGGATGAAATTAGCATGCACAAACTCAATATTTATCCGTGGACCTCAAAAGAAGCTATTGACGACTGGCTTTCTCAGCTCAATACAAACATAGAGCTCGAAAGCTACATCACGGATGACAACGGAAAACTGCTGGAAATCAAGATTAATGAAAATGGCAATGTTGCAACAAGCAGCGTTCCCTGTCAGTACCATTTGTTGCGAGATGAAAATGGAAAGACCCTTTCAGTAGGAGTAAAAGCAGGTCCACCAGCACTCATTGAAAATATTCAAAAACCCGTTCTGGTCTATTTGGATGGAAAAAGTCTGGGATTCTACGAAGCAGATTTAAACACTATTCCAAAAATTCTGATCAAGGAGGGACACTTCAACAGTCATGATGATCTGGGGAAAATTACGGTTTTCACCACGGGAAATCGAGATCTTGAAAAATTTTTTCTAGAAGAGCAACTTCCTCCTCCTCCCCCCATGAAGCAATCAGAGCTAATCAAAGATTTTCATGTGTATGCGCTTTTTAGCTGGGAATACCTGGCCCAGAAATTTGAGGCAGAAGGAAATGAAAAACATCGCATGTATATCTATGAAGGAGGGAATGTTGGATTTATTCCTGGTAATATCAAAGAAGGGATCATGGAAGTTTGCAAAAGAAGAGGCATAGATACCCGCTCAGTTACAGCTATAAAACTAAATCCCGAGGATGCTGAAAGAAGGTTTAAGATAAAATCTGTAGAAGTAATAGAAGTCAGGCTTAAAGATCCTTCAGAGATTAAAGAAAGGCCCAATATCACAAAAAAGAGGTCTGAAGATGGAATAATTGAAATAAAAGGTAATATCTCATTTGACGGAAAAAAGGGACCGATGAGTATAGAAGGAGGGTCCTTAGGAGTAAATCCAGATGCGTCTCTTTTTTCAAAGGGACCAGAGAATTATTATTTCTTTGATGGCAAACCTCTGGGGTATCGAAAAGGACAAATCTTCGCCGTAATTGCGCAGGAAGTAAAAGAAAGGAATCTGGACAAAATTGGAGGGATTGTTATTTGTAATGGAGAAGAATTGAATGGAAAGGAGTATAAAACGGTGCAGATTCTTTCGGAGGAATACGAAGAAGAATATTACCAGAAAGCCGAAGAAAAGAATCCTATTGCCCTAAAAATCGAAGGCCTGGAAACCAAGCCAGAGATTTGGCTGGATGGGGAAGAAATCAGTATGGAGTCTCTACAGCAACTGGATCCTAAAGTTATTGCCACTATAGATCTTTTAAAAGATGAGGCAGCCAGGGATTTTAGTGGAAATACGGAAAGCAAGGACATCATCCATTTGCGAACCAATAGGAAAACAAGTCCGGTCATAGCAAAGAAATTGAGTACAAAATTCAAGATTGAACCTGCTACGGCTTTAGAAATGAAGGTTTCCCCTAACCCTTCTTCCGAGACCTTCAATATCGACTTTGAACTGAATATCCGTACAGAAGTCAAGTTCAGCATCCGTGATTTACAAGGAAAATTAATCCATAAAGTTCCTGCAGCCATCCTTGAAGCGGGCCCTCAGAAAATCATTTGGAAGGCTAACAAAATTCCCAATGGTATCTATATCGCCCAATTGGAAACCGCAGAAGGAATTGTAGCCAGTCAGCGATTGGTTCTGGAGAGATAA
- a CDS encoding Lrp/AsnC family transcriptional regulator, with protein MLDYQLDYLDRELLQELGLNAKIPFTQLAEKLRISNSLVHQRVNKLKDAGILGDAVFKLDPEKLGYSTSAYVLIMLSHGKKGVEELMNALKEIPEIVECANIAGRYDLMVKIYARDNAHLRDILYDRIDKLDGVEGTNTIISFEVAFSRGLSPMAALKKEK; from the coding sequence ATGTTGGACTATCAACTTGATTATCTCGATCGGGAGCTCCTCCAGGAACTGGGCTTAAATGCAAAAATCCCCTTTACTCAGCTAGCAGAAAAGCTCCGCATTTCCAATTCCCTTGTGCATCAGAGAGTTAATAAACTGAAGGATGCGGGAATCCTTGGAGATGCTGTTTTCAAGCTCGACCCGGAGAAGCTGGGCTATAGTACTTCAGCCTATGTATTGATCATGTTGAGTCATGGAAAAAAAGGCGTAGAAGAACTTATGAATGCATTAAAAGAAATCCCCGAGATTGTAGAATGCGCCAATATCGCTGGGAGGTATGACCTTATGGTAAAGATCTACGCCCGGGACAATGCTCACCTTCGCGACATCCTCTACGATCGCATCGACAAGCTGGATGGAGTAGAAGGAACCAATACCATCATTTCATTTGAGGTAGCCTTTAGTCGGGGACTTTCTCCCATGGCTGCTTTGAAAAAGGAAAAGTGA
- a CDS encoding permease-like cell division protein FtsX, protein MQNYLRRKSRGSYITTTLSIALVLFILGVFASIAIFGNSFARQAQDSVVLKIEMMDGIKSSRLDEFEMLLKRKDFVQSYKYVSKDEALEGWMLKTQDKVEALGGTNPFPATFDVKLQPEYIATDSLDKIREEMIADNLVAEVHYPMERIFKMNQNIKTLTWIFLGVGVLMIAVVFYLIFGTIRLSIYAQRLAIRTMQLIGASDGFIRKPFLLKGLAQGLASASIAGVLISLSYQFLRWFLQGMIPQEGPLFSQGFIGLLGGIMLFGLLLGFSGSYFAVNRYMNRNLDELMLYG, encoded by the coding sequence ATGCAGAATTACCTTCGGCGAAAGTCGAGGGGATCCTACATTACCACTACCCTTAGCATAGCACTGGTACTATTCATTCTAGGAGTATTTGCTTCCATCGCTATTTTCGGAAACAGTTTTGCCCGGCAGGCGCAGGATTCTGTGGTTTTGAAAATAGAAATGATGGATGGGATAAAATCTTCTCGTCTGGATGAGTTTGAAATGTTGCTGAAGCGCAAAGATTTTGTCCAATCCTATAAATACGTGAGCAAAGATGAAGCCTTGGAAGGCTGGATGCTAAAGACCCAGGACAAAGTGGAAGCATTGGGAGGAACCAATCCTTTTCCCGCAACCTTTGATGTAAAACTCCAGCCAGAATATATAGCTACAGACAGCCTGGATAAAATACGGGAAGAAATGATCGCGGATAATCTGGTTGCAGAGGTCCACTATCCGATGGAGCGGATTTTTAAAATGAACCAAAATATCAAAACCCTGACCTGGATATTTCTGGGAGTGGGGGTATTGATGATAGCAGTTGTTTTTTATTTGATCTTCGGCACGATACGTCTTTCTATCTATGCACAAAGATTGGCGATCCGGACGATGCAATTAATAGGAGCTTCTGATGGCTTTATCAGAAAGCCTTTCCTCTTGAAGGGCTTGGCACAGGGGCTGGCTTCGGCTTCCATTGCCGGGGTCTTGATTTCTTTATCTTACCAGTTTTTGCGCTGGTTTTTGCAAGGGATGATCCCTCAGGAGGGCCCTTTGTTCAGTCAGGGCTTTATTGGATTATTAGGAGGAATTATGTTATTTGGGCTCCTGTTGGGTTTCTCAGGTAGCTACTTTGCTGTGAATAGATATATGAACAGAAACCTGGATGAATTGATGTTATATGGCTAA
- a CDS encoding BlaI/MecI/CopY family transcriptional regulator: MADHQPSEAQLEILQILWEHEPSTVRFVHEVMSEKKEVGYTTILKQMQRMTEKGLIEAVSQQGKSHEFKALVKESKIRKRLFNQFKENVFKGSAMDLVMHALGDSKPSEEELAQLQQWLEAKKNDSQS, from the coding sequence ATGGCCGATCATCAACCTTCCGAAGCCCAACTAGAGATTCTTCAAATCCTTTGGGAGCACGAACCTTCAACCGTTCGCTTTGTACATGAAGTAATGAGTGAGAAAAAGGAAGTGGGTTACACGACTATCCTCAAGCAAATGCAAAGGATGACAGAGAAAGGCTTGATCGAGGCGGTCAGTCAACAGGGCAAATCCCATGAATTCAAAGCCCTGGTAAAAGAAAGCAAGATCCGAAAAAGGCTGTTCAATCAGTTCAAGGAGAATGTATTTAAAGGTTCAGCCATGGATCTGGTTATGCATGCCCTGGGCGACAGCAAACCTTCAGAAGAAGAATTGGCACAACTACAGCAATGGTTAGAAGCTAAAAAGAACGACAGTCAATCATGA
- a CDS encoding mechanosensitive ion channel produces the protein MDFLNDISTDQILDYGTKAIGAILVLVIGFWIANRIAKMIGNRMRKNTSDPTAANFITDIMSILLKVLVVLTAASTMGIEMTSFAAIIAAMGLAVGMALQGSLSNFAGGVMMAIFKPFEMGDLIEAQGHTGVVEGLNMFVTTLTTPDSKTVILPNGALSNGDIVNYSKLDQLRVDLVIGIGYDADIQQARNVIMEVMKNDPKVMDSPAPSVNVLELGDSSVNLAVRPFATVANYWDVYFGIQEKVKVALDQAGIDIPYPQTVMHQAGN, from the coding sequence ATGGACTTTTTGAATGATATTTCAACGGATCAGATACTCGACTATGGAACCAAAGCTATAGGCGCTATTCTGGTACTGGTCATTGGATTCTGGATTGCCAACAGGATCGCGAAAATGATTGGAAACCGGATGAGGAAAAACACCAGTGATCCAACTGCTGCTAACTTTATCACGGATATCATGAGTATCCTGCTCAAAGTGCTGGTTGTTTTGACTGCTGCATCCACTATGGGGATAGAAATGACCTCATTTGCTGCAATTATTGCTGCGATGGGTCTGGCTGTGGGTATGGCGCTTCAGGGTAGTTTGTCCAACTTTGCTGGAGGTGTGATGATGGCGATTTTTAAACCTTTTGAAATGGGTGATCTGATCGAAGCTCAGGGACATACCGGAGTAGTTGAGGGATTAAATATGTTTGTAACGACTCTTACAACTCCTGATAGCAAAACCGTAATCCTGCCAAATGGTGCTTTATCAAATGGCGATATCGTAAACTATTCCAAACTTGATCAGCTTCGGGTAGATTTGGTTATCGGAATCGGTTATGATGCAGATATCCAGCAAGCCAGAAATGTGATCATGGAAGTGATGAAAAATGACCCCAAAGTTATGGATAGCCCAGCACCTTCTGTAAATGTTCTGGAATTAGGAGATAGCTCAGTAAATCTTGCAGTAAGGCCCTTTGCTACTGTCGCCAATTACTGGGATGTGTACTTCGGTATTCAGGAAAAAGTAAAAGTAGCCTTGGATCAAGCAGGAATCGATATTCCTTATCCACAGACGGTTATGCACCAGGCTGGAAACTAG
- a CDS encoding T9SS type A sorting domain-containing protein codes for MKHFRLILLIYLLLSVSTSCFSQGTFNGNIVFTNQTQIDTFPPYTKINGRVAIRGTGITNLDSLYRLTEIRNNLDMTFPNSISQLEGLRNLRVIGGSLDMAIKGSFFPNYSLKNLDGFRNLDSIGLSLRINKYDSLRNIDGLSNLKWVRSDIALEKNARIKNLDALANIDSIRNLILTENSLLENIDGLTKITYLSGGIEIGQNQQLKDLNGLSNLTFCGGFLVIYDNDSLRNLAPLSSLTSIGNFSANSLIDLNISENDMLTSLRGLENVQNIYGKIRIRNNLSLVQIDAFTSMDSLHESLEISLNPSLQNLQGLRNIIYYGGSINITANTALTDCCGLYRYVSNVDSLTAANIFNANAAGCNEIEVLNNGPCGGYTITGNSYLDVDGNCLEDPQDFPLKNRIVVAKPGPYYALTDSNGNYKMSLDSGNYLLSILDSEDDWELCDSSIQVNNSNTNAQALGLKASPCPDLTHSLGGFWSRRCFPGRININYCNLGLISATQTQLWVDLPPNLKLLSADMPFVYEPDSSLLFDLATLAPNTCGNISLNVQETCSSVELLGLSPCVEAWISSPDNCTPVAANWSGASLSMDRDCINDTVKFSVVNHGTANMLDSTSYRIFADTVLVDTGKLFLNMGDSLVFDIAGNGQTFRLEVDQVPNHPTNAMVSVALEACTATLDSSTSKGMIQQFSTPLRRPESGFAVNCQEIIGSYDPNDKQVFPQGIGPLGLTPLGSQLEYLIRFQNTGTDTAFTVEIRDELSSALDLSTFRLGSASHPFRMELKGFGKPVLHFYFDNIQLPDSNVNVAASQGYIQFFIDALPEKPAATEIKNWADIYFDFNPPIRTNTVLNTLSDFRPENLGSIPGIVKTYYPNSINQIEDSFHSNFSFFPNPVKNHLFLSVNSLSIRELNLEWINLQGKRIFSESVKISSGSSQIQLKLPHLKPGLYFIQINKTYTYKLRIE; via the coding sequence ATGAAACACTTTCGATTAATTCTACTGATTTATTTACTTCTTTCAGTATCAACATCTTGCTTTTCACAAGGCACTTTTAATGGAAATATTGTGTTTACCAACCAGACACAGATTGATACATTCCCTCCTTATACAAAAATAAACGGTAGAGTCGCGATTAGAGGCACTGGAATAACAAATCTTGACAGCCTCTACCGTCTCACTGAAATTCGGAACAATCTGGATATGACCTTTCCAAATTCGATAAGCCAATTGGAAGGTTTGCGCAATCTTAGGGTAATTGGAGGTTCTCTGGATATGGCCATAAAAGGTTCCTTTTTCCCCAATTATAGCCTTAAAAACCTGGATGGATTTAGAAACCTGGATTCAATTGGACTGAGTCTTCGGATTAACAAATATGATTCCCTTAGAAATATAGATGGCCTCTCAAATCTCAAATGGGTCAGATCGGATATTGCACTAGAGAAAAATGCCAGGATCAAAAACCTCGATGCCTTAGCAAATATAGATTCGATTAGAAACCTTATTCTAACTGAAAATAGCCTTTTAGAAAATATTGATGGCCTAACTAAGATCACCTATTTAAGCGGGGGAATTGAAATAGGCCAAAACCAGCAACTCAAGGACTTGAACGGCTTATCGAATTTGACATTTTGTGGGGGATTTTTAGTGATATATGATAATGATAGTTTGAGGAATCTTGCTCCTTTGTCTTCACTTACTTCTATCGGGAATTTTAGCGCAAATTCACTAATCGATCTAAATATCTCCGAGAATGATATGCTAACAAGTCTGCGAGGACTTGAAAATGTTCAAAATATTTATGGGAAAATTCGTATTCGAAATAATCTATCTCTAGTTCAGATAGATGCTTTTACAAGCATGGATAGTCTGCATGAGAGTTTGGAAATTTCTTTAAACCCTTCTTTGCAAAATTTACAGGGGTTAAGAAACATAATTTATTATGGAGGGAGCATTAATATTACTGCAAACACGGCTCTAACTGATTGTTGTGGCCTATATAGATATGTCAGCAATGTGGATTCCCTGACGGCAGCAAATATCTTCAATGCTAATGCTGCGGGCTGCAATGAAATTGAGGTATTGAATAATGGTCCCTGTGGTGGATACACAATCACGGGTAATAGTTACCTGGATGTAGATGGGAATTGCCTGGAAGACCCGCAGGATTTTCCCCTGAAAAACAGGATTGTGGTAGCTAAACCTGGTCCTTATTATGCTTTAACGGATTCAAATGGAAATTATAAGATGTCCCTGGATAGCGGCAATTATCTTTTATCCATTCTGGATTCTGAGGATGACTGGGAATTGTGTGATTCAAGTATTCAGGTAAATAATTCAAATACAAATGCGCAAGCCTTAGGGCTAAAGGCTAGTCCTTGCCCAGATTTGACACATTCATTGGGTGGTTTTTGGAGTAGACGCTGTTTTCCTGGAAGAATAAACATCAACTATTGTAACCTAGGGCTTATCTCTGCAACCCAAACTCAGCTTTGGGTTGATCTCCCGCCTAACCTAAAGTTGCTATCCGCTGATATGCCTTTTGTCTACGAGCCTGATAGTAGCCTGCTTTTTGATCTGGCCACCTTGGCTCCTAATACTTGTGGAAATATCAGCCTGAATGTTCAGGAAACATGTTCATCTGTCGAGCTACTAGGACTCTCTCCATGTGTTGAAGCCTGGATTTCATCTCCTGACAATTGCACTCCGGTAGCTGCCAATTGGTCTGGCGCTTCTCTTTCTATGGATAGAGACTGTATTAATGATACCGTCAAATTTTCGGTAGTCAATCACGGAACCGCCAATATGCTGGATTCCACCTCTTACAGAATATTTGCAGATACGGTTCTGGTTGATACGGGCAAACTTTTCCTAAATATGGGAGACAGCCTCGTTTTCGACATAGCAGGAAATGGACAGACCTTTCGCCTGGAAGTAGATCAGGTTCCCAATCACCCAACTAATGCTATGGTTTCAGTAGCTTTGGAGGCATGTACGGCGACTTTGGATAGCAGTACTTCCAAAGGGATGATCCAGCAATTTAGTACTCCTCTTAGAAGGCCAGAGTCGGGATTTGCGGTTAATTGCCAGGAAATTATCGGCTCTTATGATCCCAATGATAAACAAGTCTTTCCCCAAGGAATTGGGCCTTTGGGTTTGACACCTCTGGGAAGCCAGTTGGAATACCTCATTCGCTTCCAAAATACGGGTACAGATACAGCTTTTACTGTTGAAATAAGGGATGAGTTATCCTCAGCATTAGATCTATCTACTTTTAGACTGGGAAGTGCCTCACATCCTTTCAGAATGGAATTAAAAGGATTTGGTAAGCCAGTCCTTCATTTCTATTTTGACAATATCCAATTGCCAGATTCCAATGTTAATGTGGCTGCAAGTCAAGGGTACATACAATTCTTTATAGACGCACTTCCTGAAAAGCCAGCAGCTACAGAAATTAAAAATTGGGCTGATATATATTTTGATTTTAACCCTCCTATAAGAACCAATACTGTACTTAATACACTCTCGGATTTCCGTCCGGAAAATTTAGGGAGTATTCCGGGAATAGTGAAAACGTATTATCCCAATAGTATCAATCAAATCGAAGATAGTTTCCATTCAAATTTTTCCTTTTTTCCTAATCCTGTAAAAAATCATCTTTTCCTTTCTGTAAATTCTTTATCTATTAGAGAATTGAATCTTGAATGGATAAACCTTCAGGGAAAGCGGATTTTTAGCGAAAGTGTGAAAATATCTTCGGGCAGTTCACAAATCCAACTTAAGCTTCCCCACTTGAAACCCGGACTGTACTTTATTCAAATAAATAAGACCTATACCTATAAATTAAGGATAGAGTAA